In the Populus nigra chromosome 2, ddPopNigr1.1, whole genome shotgun sequence genome, GAACCTGATAGCTTGAAAAGATTGTTGGCTGAAGGCGCTTgatgtcaaaagttgggatcacAATGTTTGTCATGGTCTGGTGCAGGCGTTTATCTCCCAATTTTTCCTTGACAATGCTATGCAGAAATTTGCCATCGTATTTTGGTCCTTTCAAACTCTTGATCAGTTTTCCAGCAGAAGCCAATGGAGACCTATTGCCAGATAGTATACAGTTAGTATCTAGACatttgaaggagaaaaaaaatatagttttaaagcACTTGATATCCCATATTTAACTCGTTATTATGGCATTCATATCTGGGATTATTACCCGTCCTGGTGAAAGATTTTAGGGCAGTTCTCAAGGTAGAAGTCATTAATGTCTTTGGCGGCAAATAAGGGGCGGTTTTGCTCATTAGGGGCAGCTAGCATAGCAGTCACGAGGCCACCAGTGCTGGTGCCTGAAATCACATCAAAGTAGCTAGTCTGCAAGTCTTGCGTCTGCAAGACTGCACCATCCAGCTTCTACAATTTGAATAGCATAACATACTAGTCAGTGATAGGAGATGAAATTACGGAGTATATATCTTATACCTGGAGAAAGTAATTAAACATTACAATTATATACCgatataaataaaactattatCCTGCATGCGAGTGTGATATATTGTTATTCTATTCTATTTTATACCTCAAGTGGACCAAGGAATCGTTCCCTGTAGTTTCTTATTCTACTCTATTTTATAGATCATCATGAGCTAGCACAGGCataagaaaatgcatgatcttgcAGGTCTATTTGACATGCAACATACGTCCTTAAAGTGACCGATTTCTAGACTACCTGAAGCTCGGACTCTAAAAACGCAAGGATAGTTCCTGGTATTATTCCTCTTATTCCACCTCCATCGATGCTAAGAATAGTGATTTGGTTTCCAAAAGTTGGGGGTTGAAGGGGTGATCTTAAAGTGTCGATATGAGAGATTGAGGAGTAATTTAAAGGCATTGCTAGCTAATATTGATCGAGAGCCTAGAAGCGGAAGAGTTTTTAGGCTCAGTTTCGCAAGTACTTTTGTAAGAACCTGTTCACTGTCATCATCAACTTTTAACTGTCGTCCCATTTAATCAAATCTTAACAGAATGATACGACGTTGGGACATCAATCGCTTGAACCAAGCAAACAACGTAAAGGCTGCCCTGGTtaactgaaaatgaaaaaaccatTTTCACAGCAAACGAGAAAATGATTAACATCCAAAAGAACAAGAAGTTGACACTCATTTTACCAGGACCGCAAACGAATGGGAAAGGACTACAGTAAACTCAgttttgagcaaaaaaaatgGGAATaggaaatataatattattgctCCGTTAAGAacgaaataaaatttataactccTTCACACTCCTAGAAACCTCGCCTGCGCCCATTGTCACCGTGATCCTTCGATtctgcaataaaaagaataaacagCATGTAAGCATGAGTCAACACACTTTCGAATACACAGGCTCTGGAAGGTTCCATTATGTTGTCGCATATTATAGCAAAATAATCATCTACACTTACAGATTTTGTTGAAGGCCACGATGTCACAGCTAAAATTTAACCTTGTATAATTTTCTTGGACGGGGTCAAATTTTTAATAGATCCAATTATTCTGTTATACAATTCTGAGCTGACACGGTTCAAGGTGGACCGCAACGTTAAGTATTAGAGAACAATTGaagatttcaaatttataaatcaaacaaaGATGACAATTAAACTGATTTGGTTCgtttaattatacaattaacTTATTTGTTGTCAGATCGATGTTATTAATGAAAGGTCATTAACGTATTAAACTGATTAATCAATCTCTTATAGTTGAGGAATGCATCATTAACCCCAAAACTTAGCCAATGCTATATCTTTCGTTAGGCCCAGCCTTCGCGAGAGGACAGCGAaaggataatgaaaaaaactGGATGCTAAACTGTCTAATTGGATGTGTAGTTGTGTGTTTTTATATGATGTAAtgaatgtaaataaataataattgaattgcTGTTGGtgattaattatttgtatttttttctttcttctaacaactaaaatatagatatttgtcttttttattagttatttattaAATCATACATGTTTGTCATTCTCACGTATCTTAGGTCTGGCATAACTGCTAAACTAAGGCACTTAAGTCTAGTATGGTTGCCAGATTAATATTAAGGAAGATGCTAGAAATCTGCAAATGCATGAAATCTGTAAGTGATTCCAGCATCAGTGTGAAGGAAATCTGCTACTGATTTTCCGCACCAAGTCTACAATCATGCTTGTGAATTAATACAAATATTCTgtccataaatattttttgattgttGTAATCTTTCCTTAATAGAATATATAATTGTTGTAATCGTCAGTATATAATTATAGGCTGAgcatcaataaaattatgttgaaaattACAATGTAAACTTCTATGTATTCTAATACtctttatggtatcagagcatcatCTCTCCAACGAGAATTTCATTCCCATGTCTTCCACAAATCAGCCTACCTCCTCCCCTGAACTTTTCCTTGTTGTTTTTAACATCACCACTCAAATCAATAAGAAACTCACACCCTCATCCTTTCCTTAATGGCGAGCACAGTTTGAGGCTCTTCTCATTGGCTATGATCTCCTGGATTATGTTAATGGAGAATCCCAGTGCCCTCTCTCAGATGGTACTCCACAGTCTatgtcgcaccctcccgagagctcgacgtcgcggcgacacTTCCTTCGTAGCGGGGATTTGAAGctggggtctttctgttgtaaaaaaaggagtcgccacctagtattatggtcactaggaaacctaactggtctttcagagattctaaggcaagggactggttgcgtaaagggaaggttttagcacccctagtacgccctacctaaggtaagctgcttggtgtttgatttgtcttataactgttatggtgttgatgttctctaatcccatcagtttcctaggataagtctgctctgatgaacgaaatctagggtgctttaaaaacctattttttcatctcgtaaaccgtggagtaaaaaaaattaaaatgtcctcgattataatcaaggcttctttcaaggatttgtgcggatttattattcctagaaaattatttttgatatttaccactccgggtttctttatccaaatattaacagtgaataataacaaattattcccaataatattttggatattcgtcctttaaggatttctttatccaaacattagcggtgaataatagatgaattcccccaaaataagatttttatatatttttggaatattggccaataccctttggagttttacaaacatgttgtaaaatccaaaaatgcaagaaaaatgatttttgttgtgtttaagaaatccatgggaaaacacattttcaaaacttcaaatatttgttttttatataaaaaaaacgtaaaaaataatgttagggtattggccgtatgtaggaaaacaaaacattttttattttatattttttttgatgtctcgacgaaaaccgggtattttcatactggacttgtatctttaccatataaaaatacaagcagatattgataaacaatgcatcaacaaactttcagaaaatcacatttaaataattcttttaaagaaaatttttcgAATGGGCCAGATCCGGTCCACAAAGAGACTGGGCTgaaatcagcccaacataaaatgggcccactttctacagggctggactcagcccagcagcatgggctgggctggggttCCAGCCCAAAACAAACATGGACTGGTTACTGTGCACCAGCATAGTAACCGGGTTACTGTGCATACACACAGTAActagtgaattatatttcacgaACAGTGAAATATATTTTGCAGTGTGAAACGATTCTTTTCTCAAGTAACACATAGAATTTTAAGAGTTGTGTTTGTATATATAACGAACCTGATAGCTTGAAAAGATTGTTGGCTGAAGGCGCTTgatgtcaaaagttgggatcacAATGTTTGTCATGGTCTGGTACTGCAGGCGTTTATCTCCCAATTTTTCCTTGACAATGCTATGCAGAAATTTGTCATCGTATTTTGGTCCTCTCAAACTCTTGATCAGATTTCCAGCTGAAGCCAATGGAGATCTATTGCCAGAGAGTATACAGTTAGTATCTAGACATTTGAAACATTTGAAGGAGAAAAAACATATAGTTTTAAAGCACTTGATATACTATATTTAACTCGTTATTATGGCATTCATATCTGGGATTATTACCCGTCCTGGGAAAGATTTTAGGGCAGTTCTCAAGGTAGAAGTCATTAATGTCTTTGGCGGCAAATAAAGGGCGGTTTTGCTCATTAGGAGCAGCTAGCATAGCTAGCAGTCACGAGGCCACCAGTGCTGGTGCCTGAAATCACATCAAAGTAGCTATCTGCAAGTCTTGCGTCTGCAAGACTGCACCATCCAGCTTCTACAATTTGAATAGCAAAACAAACTAGTCAGTGATAGGAGATGAAATTACGGAGTATTTTATACCTGGAAAAAGACATTACAATTAAATACCTGTATAAATAAACTATTATCCTGCACGCAAGTGTGATATATTCTTATTCTATTCTATTTTATACCTCAAGTGGAACAAGGAAACATTCCCTGGACGTAGTTTCTTATTctactctattttttattatcatcatgagCTTGTACACgcataaaaaaatgcatgatcttGCAGGTCTATTACATGCAACAATACGTCCTTAAAGATACCGATTTCTAGACTACCTGAAGCTCGGACTCTAAAAACGCAAGGATAGTTCCTGGTATAATTCCTCTTATTCCACCTCCATCGAAATAGGAAAAGATTTTATAGTTCGAAAAGAACTTATGTTAGTTAATTAGAaacttgatattattttttttggaataaacttaatatttttatcttataatcCTTTTTATAAATACAATTCAGGATTTTAcattacatgttgaatattaatgaagaaaaaattgaaaatgctatttgctttatggtttttttaatatactctctataattataaataaaaaaaaaaaaaacttgaaagggCTAAATGTTGAAGTGTGTAGTGTTTTAAACACTAGCGTTATTACATAAGATCAACGTGGACAATTGTTGCTCACCTAAACTATACTTCGCAGCCTTAAATGGGACAAGTTCATAACTCCATTGTTATCCTTTTGAGAACACAACCAAAATGGGAACCATTACAATATTCGTTTCGTTCTGCTCAAACTACTCATGAATTGCGTAATTACCGGTCCACGTGCTTGACCTTTCTACTTccccatgaataaaaaaatgttcgATTATCACCACCTAACTccacaataattaattaattaattattaactatTATAGAAGGTATactatagaaaatattaaaagcacTACTCTAATTTTGTAATCTCtatcttaattattatatattgcctatacatatatatagaaataaataaaaattggctAAACCAAACCTTAAGACTTCTAATAACTCTCAACTTTAACAATGATTAATCGAGGACTCCTCACATAttgttaacatattttttgtttttttttcttttttctttttttcaagtttagcaatgaatttattgaaaattatattatattatttatttttgtatccgTACAGGAGGTTACCGTAGTCTCAaaataatattgagttggtGTTTAGTTTTTTACAATCATCTACTTTTttctatcatattattaaataaaagttaatttatcatattgttaaataaaaaatattttcaaagaaatatataattattatgaattgaacttcacaatttatttttatttgatttgttttttacggAGTCATCATGATCttagttgagaataattgggaGGCTTAACCTGATGGTtagccaaccctttctatatatataggtagggcaatatacaatagtaatggtggaggttatcacacaagagtatgtctacaatatttcctatatacaatatttcctatataaatatattctatAATATGCCCCATCAAGCTGAGGGTGGAGGATCAACCCGAAGCTTGAAACGAAAAGCAGTAAACGAAGAAGTAGGAagtggcttagtgaagacatcgGCAAGTTGATCCTTGGAGGAAATAAAACGAATCTGAATTTCCTTCTTTGCAACTCTATCtcggacaaaatgataatcgaCCTCAACATGTTTAGTGCGAGCATGAAAAACAGGATTCGCAGACAAATAAGTTTCACCAAGGTTGTCACACCAGATAATAGGAGCAGAAGTGGATGGAATCTTGAGATCTGTTAATAAATACTGAAGCCAGATAACCTCAGCAGTGCCATCAGCTAAGGCTTTGTACTCAGCCTCAGTAGAAGAGCGAGCAACTGTGCGTTGCTTACCGGATTTCCACGAAATCGGCGTTTGACCAAAAAACACAAGGTAACCACCCGTAGATTTTCTGTCCTCAACACTgcctgcccaatctgcatctgtaaaaccatgtaAGGCAAAAGAAGAACTGCGAGTGATATGTAAGCCATGTGATGTCGTACCCCGAAGATAACACAAGATGCGTTTCACGGCAGCCCAATGAGAATCTGTAGGAGCATGTATAAACTGACAGACTCTGTTAACAGCAAAGCAAATATCTGGGCGCGTAAAAGTGAGATACTGAAGAGCACCCACAATTTGACGAAAGCGGGTAGCATCAGAAAACAATGGATCGGGCAGAATGGTAGCTTTGGATGTAGAGATAGGGGTATCAACTGGTTTGCAAGATAACATACCAGCCCGAGTGAGGATGTCAAGTATATATTTATGCTGGCGAAGCATAAGACCCATACTAGTAGATTGAACCTCAATACCCAAAAAGTAATGAACAGAACCCAAGTCGCGAAGCTTAAATTCTGAGCTCAGTAGCTGAATGAGGCATTGGAGCAGAAGAGAGTTACTACCcgtaagcagaatatcatcaacatagactAAAAGATAGCAAATATCAGCACCAACagagaagataaataatgaagtaTCCACCTTAGAGGCACGAAAACCAATAGATAACAGGAAATCATTCAGACGAGTGTACCAAGCCCGTGGAGTCTGTTTTAAACCATACAGAAATTTTTGCAATCGGCACACATGAGAGGGGAGAGCAGTatcaacaaaacctggaggttgtttcatgtagacctcCTCATCAAGAACACCATGGAGGAAGGCATTATGGATGTCaagctgatgaattttccaaccACACGAAACTGCAATGGAGAAGACTAATCTGACGGTCGCCTGTTTGATGACTGGACTAAAGGTTTCAGAGTAATCAATACCTTCTTGCTGAGTGAAACCTCTAGCAACCAGACGCGCCTTATACCTCTCGATGCTGCCATCAGATCTGCGTTTAATCTTGTATACCCACCGACTACCAACAACATTCATGGAGGGATGAAACGGCACTAAGGTCCAAGTTCGGTTTGCATGTAAGGCCTGAATTTCCTCACGCATAGCACTATGCCACGCCTCATATCTGTtagcatcattaaaaacaagtggCTCATGAGAGGGGGGAGAAACTACCCGGCTGAAGGAGACAGCAGAGGTTGCAGCAGTGGCTGTGAACAGTGCTGTCTTGGGTTGCCTTGGACGAAGAACCATGGGATGTTGACGAGCAGCTGGGCATGGAGAAGTGGGGCCTGTACCTGGAAGAGGCTGAAGaggatatgaggagaggtctacACAGAGCTGCAGACCAGCTGGAGAAGCAGTGGAGGGACTGGTCGGCACTGTAGACACTGGTGAGGCTGCTGCAGAACTGGGAAGAGCTGATGCAGAATCGGGCTGCTCTGTTACAGCAGACCTGAGAACATGCACATCCGGTGATGGAGAACCTGTACCTGCATAATTATCATTGGAAAGACAAGCATATGGTGACAGTATGGTAGTGGGGGATGGTGATGAAGGGGTGGCAGAATCAATGGGCAAAGTGGTAGGCTGGTGGGGTGCGGCAGAGGGCAGAATTGGGTTGTGGTTGGGGCTGGTTTGGTAAGTAGTAGGCTGAAAAGATGGAGGAGGGTGCAAGGATGGAAGATAGGTAGGTGGGGTGGGAGGTACCGGTGAGGATGTTACCTGTTCAGACTTCGCAAAAGGAAAGACATTTTCATGAAAACGAACATGACGGGAGACATAAATACGATCAGACTCTAAGTCAAGACAACGATAACCAAGATGAGATGAGCTATAACCTAAAAACACACAAGGGGAAGACCGGAAATCTAATTTATGAGCATGATATGGatgcaaaaaaggaaaacaaagacacccaaaAGTACGTAGGAAGTTATAATCAGGAGTGCGTCGAAACAGACACTCAAATGGAGATGTATTTTGGAGAACAAGAGTAGGCATGCGATTAATAAGGTAGACCGATGATTCAAAAGCATAGTTCCAAAATCACAATGGGGTACTACACTGGCCTAAAAGGGTTAGGCCAGTTTCGACGATATGTCGATGACGACGTTCAACAGTGCCATTTTGTTCATTAGTATGAGGACAAATTAAccgatgatgaataccaatggtctgaaaaaatttatttaatttacgaTATTCACCgccccaatcagtttgaacagatttaattttaagagaaaactgACGCTCAACAAGTGTTTGAAAACGTTGAAAAGTGGAAAAAACATCAGATTTTGCAACAAGCggataataccatatatgtttggtatgcgcatcaacaaaaataacaaaatagcggaagccatcagaagaaaacataggggcaggaccccaaacatcactaaaaattaattcaagcggGGCGGAAGTTTTGTGACCCGTAGGTCGTAATGACAAACGGGACGACTTTCCTAAAGGACAAGCTTGACACTGAGTAAGAGAACGTCTAGAAGTACATACGATTTTATTTCCAGAgactaacaaattgaaaatgcGAGGGGTTGGATGACCCAAACGACGATGCCACAAGTCGGCAGTCGCGGAGATGCAAGGAGACCAAAAAGCTTGAGGAACTGACGTGGCAGAAGACTCGGAGAGGACATAAAGGCCATCATGACTCTGACCGGAAAGGAGAACTTCCTTGGTGACGAGATCCTTCACAAAAAACATAGAagcgtgaaattcaaaataaacatgattatcacGACAGAATTTTTGAACAGATAACAACGGTTTGGTAATGTGAGGCACATGGAGAACATTAGATAATGTAAACATGCGTTTTGGGGAATGTAATTTAGTATGTCCAATATGGGATATGTCAAGGCCCTTACCGTCACCAACATGCAAATAATCATTACCAAGATAGGGTGCAGAATCAGTCAGAGTTCCAAGATCAGGTGTGACGTGTTGATTTGCGCCGGTGTCGGGGAACCAAGTCGCAGCAGAGATATTCCCAACCGCAAGATGAGCAGAGGGCTGCGGAGAGCTGCTACGAAACTGGGAACAATGGGGAGCTGTGTGCCCAAAACCAGAGCACAATTGGCAGCGTACATGCTGCTGTCCAGACCACTGCCCAGCACTGGAATTTCGTCTGGTTTGCTGCCAGTGGTTTGGTCGCCAATCTGCAGCAGATTGGCCCCTGTTCTGGGGAGTGGAACGGTTGCTGTGGGGACGCCAATTACCTCTAGAGCGACCCCTGTTGCGGCTGAAGTTAGAGCTGTGATGAGACATAGCATGGTGTGCAGAAAACTGTGGTGTTGGCAGCAGAGGTGGCTGCTgcggcagagaagaagaagacagcagAGAAGGAGCGGCAGCCATGGAATGGAAAGAGTTCTTGTGCAGAAATTCATGGGTAAGAAGGTGGCTGTGAAGATCAGCATAGGATAGCGGTTCTGCCTTGGTTATGAGACTCgttaccaagtctttgaactcGCCACGAAGGCCACGAAACACATAAAGATTGAAATCTTCAAGAGACATGGGACGACCAGCAGCagccaattcatcaaataacGATTTGGCTTGCTGCATATATAGACTAACCGAGGAGTCACCTTGCCGAAGGTCTTGAAAGGAGCCATGGAGTTGCATGATGCGAGAATTAGACGGAGAGGCAAGCGCTTTCTCAAGAGTGCGCCAAACACAATGCGAAGTAGAACAATCTACCACGAGATGCAACACATCCACGGAGAGAGAGGAGAGCAAAgcactcaaaataagttgatccTGTTGCTTCCAACGAAGAAAAGAAGGGCTGATAATGGAGGAAGAACTAGCAGAACTGTCAAAAATATGAGATGGAGGACACGGCACGGAACCGtcaacaaagtgaaaaacaccttgaccaaggagatatggcttcatctgcattctCCAATAGAGATAATTTGTGTTCGTAAGCTTTAGCGAAACAACTTGGTGAGTGTTCGCTAAAGGAACAATAGCTGTAGTGTGAGTTCCCATGAGAGGTAAAGGAACGGCAGAGACTTGGGAGGAAGAATCAGAGACAAGCTCTGCAAGTGGAGGCTGCTGTGGAGAAGAAAGGGCACCAGCGGCAGCAGCTTGGGGAGGGTTGGCCGGCTGTGCTGCACCACCTGTGGAGAGGGAGAAGCCGGCGGCAGCAGTAGAATCCATGTAGAGAAAGTAAAGAGAGGGCCGACTgcaaaggaaggaaggaagaaaagagtTCTGACGGcagaaagctctgataccaagttgagaataattgggaGGCTTAACCTGATGGTTAGTcaaccctttctatatatataggtagggcaatatacaataataatggtggaggttaccacacaagagtatgtctacaatatttcctatatacaatatttcctatataaatatattctatAATAATCTTAGAAAAAACATGTTAGCATTGGATTGGTGCTCGGTTTTTTtagcatctatttttttattatattattaaataaaaaataattacaaaaaaaaacataattattgagaattaaatttcatgatttattttgatttaatttttaatagggTTATCGTGGTCTCGAAAAAATATCTCGATATCAAGTTGGTGCTTGGTTTTgcaaacatctatttttatcatataattaaataaaaacaattaaaaaaaagttattaaatttaatggaGTTCATAACCTAACCTAGGTTGAccctaaattaattttgtattgtcatctcattattttttaaaaaaaatatcatcttcaaaatatttttaaagtcaattcatatttttactagtcatttaagtttttttaacctggtaaatcaacaaaatcatatCAGGACAGCAtctatatagtttaatttgaaGTTCAAGCTAATCAAGGTGTGTATCGTTGAGAGATTTCAAGTTTAACCCACTTAGTTGAGTTTAATgttactacaaaaaaaaataatttcttgatcTAGGCATTATATTTCTACATGGTCTTGCTAAGGAAAAACTAGGAAACAGCAAAATGAACCATCTAAATTCGATAAAGATTCTATGTAAGAATCAATGGCTATGATCATATCCAAGCTCAGAAAGAATAAGTAGGTTTGGCTATGATCAGCAGCTAAAAATTAGAGAACGTAAACAAactacatgtgtgtgtgtgtgtgtattgatgTGTGTATGTATAGCCAAAACAACGATAAACACGTTGAGTTGTCAGACCACAAGGCAAGAAGAACAAAAggtaaacaaaattataagatgATGAGCAagcacaaatatttttaaaattaagtgcAACAGCATTCTGCGATGATTCATATTTAACGACGGAAAGAACTACATATTATTCATTTCTTgtaacaataagaaaataaaaacaacagaaTTACATAATACAGATAATCTACTTCGTGTTTaagcaaatttattaatttgcgTCTAATTAATTTTCGGGACAATCTAGTGTACGAATCATATCCACTTCGAAGTAGCAACTTTTCCAACTGGTGACCTAGAATCACGAAGATGCTTCTCCCTTGACAGTAATTTAGCCATCCTATacagtcaaacaaaaaaatatcagcaAGATGAAATAAGATGCCATAGAAATCACTATAATATATAGACTTGAGCAGATATATACTTTATGAGAGCTTCTTCATTTGTCATCTTATCAACAGGTGTAAAGATTCCAGTGCCTAAATCCACCCTTGATACTggttttttcaacaatttctcaCCCACTTTCACAAGATTCTCCAAATTCTCTTTCGTGGCAATATCCACGGACGAAAGTGTTCCGGTCAGCGTGTCATCCTGCATTTCACACATATCTTATAGTCAGGGTTCTTCgttttctagtttttagttttaattactTCGTGGGAGAATATAATTGATATCTTGAATAACCACATGAGAGTGATATAAACCTGAATTCGAAGATAATTTTCCTCACAGTGCAGGGCTTGGAAAACAGTGGAAATATGAAGATCAATCATGTCGCCACTAGCTTCTGTaaacacatccaccaacggagtAGAATTTTCACTTGTCAACCATCCCAAGAGACCCCACTTGGCTGCTTCATCTGCATCATACTTTTCTTCACATTTTGCTGTACCAGTCCCCAAGGACAGGACTAGGAATCGACCATAATCCATGGGCGCTGTGGGGAAGAAGTCAGGATTCTTCCGAGTGATTTCTTTGGAAACTTCGCTCATGGCAACTAAAGTCTGGAAATTCAGAAGGAAATTAATGATAGGATTCATCAATATGTTGTGAGTTATGCAAGTTCAAGAGATGAAGATAAATGATGAACATACTGGATTATTTGCAGCAACACCACCATCAATCAGATTGAACTCTCTAACTTTGCCTGACGGGTCCTTGGTTTCAAAATAATGGGCAGGGAGGTACGTTGGGGCAGCTGAAGTCCCGATGCATATATCAGATAAAAGGGCATCCGTGGATGGGTCGTTCTTCACCTAAGGAATAAAGCGGTACGTATTGTAAGGACATATATTTTGCAGTGTGAAACGATTCTTTTCTCAAGTAACACATAGAATGTTAAGAGTTGTGTTTGTATATAAAACGAACCTGATAGCTTGAAAAGATTGTTGGCTGAAGGCGCTTgatgtcaaaagttgggatcacAATGTTTGTCATGGTCTGGTGCAGGCGTTTATCTCCCAATTTTTCCTTGACAATGCTATGCAGAAATTTGCCATCGTATGTTGGTCCTCTCAAACTCTTGATCAGTTTTCCAGCTGAAGCCAATGGAGACCTATTGCCAGAGAGTATACAGTTAGTATCTAGACATTTGAAACatttgaaggagaaaaaaaatatagttttacagCACTTGATATACTATATTTAACTCGTTATTATGGCATTCATATCTGGGATTATTACCCGTCCTGGGGAAAGATTTTAGGGCAGTTCTCAAGGTAGAAGTCATTAATGTCTTTGGCGGCAAATAAAGGGCGGTTTTGCTCATTAGGAGCAGCTAGCATAGCAGTCACGAGGCCACCAGTGCTGGTGCCTGAAATCACATCAAAGTAGTCTGCAAGTCTTGCGTCTGCACCATCCAGCTTCTACAATTTGAATAGCAAAACATACTAGTCAGTGGTAGGAGATGAAATTACGGAGTATATATTTTATACCTGGAGAAAGTAATTAAACATTACAATTATATACCgatataaataaaactattatCCTGAATGCAAGTGTGATTTATTCTTATCTACTCTATTTTGTACCTCAAGCAGACCAAGAAATCGTTCCCTGTACGTAGTTTCTTATTCTactctattttatatattatcatcATGAGCTA is a window encoding:
- the LOC133683037 gene encoding patatin-like protein 2 encodes the protein MPLNYSSISHIDTLRSPLQPPTFGNQITILSIDGGGIRGIIPGTILAFLESELQKLDGAVLQTQDLQTSYFDVISGTSTGGLVTAMLAAPNEQNRPLFAAKDINDFYLENCPKIFHQDGSPLASAGKLIKSLKGPKYDGKFLHSIVKEKLGDKRLHQTMTNIVIPTFDIKRLQPTIFSSYQGSKQNEARKSTASLRSKPY
- the LOC133683137 gene encoding patatin-like protein 2; amino-acid sequence: MPLNSSSISHIQTLRSPIQPPTFGNQITVLSIDGGGIRGIIPGTVLAFLESELQKLDGADARLADYFDVISGTSTGGLVTAMLAAPNEQNRPLFAAKDINDFYLENCPKIFPQDGSPLASAGKLIKSLRGPTYDGKFLHSIVKEKLGDKRLHQTMTNIVIPTFDIKRLQPTIFSSYQVKNDPSTDALLSDICIGTSAAPTYLPAHYFETKDPSGKVREFNLIDGGVAANNPTLVAMSEVSKEITRKNPDFFPTAPMDYGRFLVLSLGTGTAKCEEKYDADEAAKWGLLGWLTSENSTPLVDVFTEASGDMIDLHISTVFQALHCEENYLRIQDDTLTGTLSSVDIATKENLENLVKVGEKLLKKPVSRVDLGTGIFTPVDKMTNEEALIKMAKLLSREKHLRDSRSPVGKVATSKWI